The window ACGCAACAACAGAAGCACGGAGTCGAAACACTTGTGACGTAGAAAATGTGTTCTGAACTCGAGTCCCCGATCGTTAGTTCTCTAGTGACTTGTTTGGTCTCCCATGAGAATTGACAGAAGATTTACCGATCTAGTTAAGAGACGAGGAGAGTCAAATCACTTTTAAGGACTATGGATTCATCACTTGTGACAGAATAATTGAGACCGtaaggagagagaagacaagGAAATTAGAGTCTTAATAGCGTCATCTATTTTTCGCAAACAGAATGTTCACTAAGTTCTCAACTTCCTCCGGTAGCTAAATAAACCGAACCCAAATCAAAACTGACACTACACCGATAATTGACAACCATCATCTCTCCAGTCAAGACATTGTCCAGAGCAACTAGAGTAACTAAATACTGAAATGGAGATATGGTTCCATATAaacattgaaaagaagaagatggtcgCTAGATGAAAGGAACACATCAGAAGGAAAATATCTTGGTTCGTCAATTAAAAGCAAATCTTAGaaatgataattttgttttttcatagTAGATGATGAATCAACGATACAGTAAactccattttctctttttttttttggaaatgaaaatCATTTCCCACAACAAGAATCTCTTTTTGaacgaaaaatcaatcaaccaaGATTCTTTTTCCTGGTCGAATGAAATGAGTTTTGGCATCTTTCAATTTACAAATGTGAAAGTAAAACTCACTTTTATACCTTATCCGAGTGAATTTAGAGGCTGTAAAGATAAATGTGTGATTCTCAAGAACTTACCCGAATGTTAcataaaattgaatatgtataaaaaatccaaagattGCATTGAAcattgaattaaattttaattactaTTTAATGCTAAATAATTGTTAACTCTGATCGTGGGATCTTAATCTATAAAGTCATGATAATCTCAATATGCATTATTTCTCTAGAAATTCTCTTTGCGTTTTTATTCTGCTATTACTTGAGAATCTCCTATTTACACCTTCTAGGCTCATCTAGTTCACAGAAAAtaaatggttttgaaaaataatttcctaaaaataatcatttatatcacttataattagttaatgaaataatttttttattattgattagagttcatgtttaaatatttttgtgagataTTTTTCGAtcgtttatttttataagcaaccatttagtaaattattttctaaatcgTTCGTTCTTCGCGAAATAGACGcactaattagactaactagAGATGCCCAATGGGCTTCTTTTAAACAGGCTTCGCATTTTCACCGGCCCGAGCCCGCCCATTTAACTGGCATACGAACTACCGAAAATGCCCTCTATCCTCCTCCTTCATGCTCAATTCATCGTCCCTCCACAATGCCAACATTTCAGTCTCTCCCACCACCGCGTTCCCCACAATGCCGGcgaccgccaccgccgccgccgccgccgccgccatcccCGGTCACTCCTTCAAACTCATCCCGACCGCTCTCTTCCCTCGccccctcctccgccgcctccgcttcgccaccaccgccgccgccgccgccgcctccgtccCCTCCTTCGAAGACGcccctccttctcctccgcAACAGGAAGCTCGCTCCGCCTCCTACTTCCCCAGGAAGAACCAGACCCTCGAGTTGGAGTGCGAGAGCCTGGCCTACAAGGGCAAGGGCGTCTGCAAGGTCTCCGGCACCGGCTTCGTCGTCCTCTGCGACCGCGCCCTCCCCGGCGAGCGCTTCGTCGGCCGCGTCACCCGCAGGAAGGGCAGCTACGCCGAGGTTTTGTTTTTATCCCTTTCTACCTCGCTGGATTCGACCGGGAAAGTTTCGTGAAGTTTTGACTCCGCGACGCGTGTCCGGAAATGCGCAGGTGACCAAGTTGAGGACGATATCTCCGCACCGGGACGTCGTGGATGCCCCCTGCGAGTATGCATCGTACTGCGGAGGCTGTAAGACGCAGAACTTGCTGTACGAGGCTCAGGTCAGGGCCAAGGAGCAGCAGGTCCGCGAGCTGATCATTCACGTCGGGAAATTTCCCGATAATGATCCGGAGTTCCCCGCGATGATGAAGCCCATCGTTCCCTGCGATATCCAGTTCCACTATCGGAACAAGGTCGGCGGCGGATGTTGCACCTTCTTGTCCCTTGTCATTATGCTGCACTTGTTGCACCTTCTTGTCCCTTGTCATTATGCTGCACTGTTTTTTTTGGTCTTGTTGGCATCTGAATTCTAATCAGTGTTTAACTAATCAGAAATTGTGTAAGCCTTTTCACTAAGCAGGGTCGGCTAAATGATCAGATATTGTTTCTTGAGCTGTAACTTTCATGAAATCGGGATTCCTTGCTTGTGACTTGTCCTAATTTTCCCATCTATTGGGAGCTGTGTTCTGCTGATGCAACCTTTAATTCGACTTCAAGGATCACCGTGCCATGCTCTGTTGGTGCGTGTGTAATTTTCGAACCACAACAATGTCGTTGGGTGATagagtttcttttctaattacGAAGTTTATGGGGTCCAAGTTTTGGCATGAGGTTACTGCACCATGTGCgcaatatcattatcttgatcacATAGGACTGTGACAAATTTTGTTCCATCTCTGAGTGAATCTTTGTTCTTGGCACGATCTTCTGACGGTGCTATTACTTTTTGCTTTCACAGATGGAATTTTCATTTGGCTCTCAAAGATGGTTGCCACGTGAGTTGTTTGAAGAGGATCGCGATGATACTGAGAACCATGCTTTGGGACTGCATGCACCAGGCTTCTTTGATAAGGTCCTGAATGTCAACAAGTGCTTACTACAAAGTGACCCTGCTAACAAGGTATGCTATGGAGATGGTTGAACCTTGAAATGGATTCTTTCTATATGATTAATCATTACTGTTGAATCAAATATAAAGTAAAAAGAAGCCACAGCCTAACATAGAAGGGGCAAATTAAATCCACTTATGACTCTAGCCAGAAGGAAGTTGTCAGCTCTACACGTAATGAGACATTTACATGCATGTAGTATAACTACTCTTATCTGACAAAAAAACATTCGACACCTTGCAATTTATCTTCATTCTATGCTCGTCTGGGggcatgttttctttttcaagtagCTGCCAGATATAAGTTTACAGTTGCTGCATCACTTTTGTGATTGGGTTCCtcgtaaaaaaataattgctctTCATGTAGTTATTTGCTTTGAACTGTTGAGATTTGTTTTGCTGATTAAACAGACAAAATTAAGAACTCCTTATTTAATGCTCAAagacttctttcctttttgcattTCTGCTCATAGGTTCTTGCAGCTATACAAGACTGCTGGAGAGATCCCCAACTAGGTTTGTCTCCTTATGATGTCCACTCTCATGCTGGATTTCTTAAGCATCTAATGCTTAGAACTGGGAGGTAGGGGCTGTAGTGTAAAAGCATTTCCACTTGTAATAGTTTGTGACCAGGATCTAGGCATGGCATAGTTagtttttaaagataaaagttTTACAGTGGATTGACATTGAATAATGAGATTGCCAATAAAGAAATCGGTAGATCACACACTGTCCAGGCTTCACCTGCATCCTCAGTTAGATTCAGGCATGGTATGCTTTTTCAATAGTGAGAAATCAAGTGCTCTCTTTTGCATCCAAGGAACAGATCTTAGAGATGTTTTTCCTTTGGGAAGATAGAGGAGCGATACGATCAGTTTGCTTGCAACCCTAATTTTACATTCCTTTtcccaatttttcttcttatattAATTGACACAATCAATTAATGCAATGAATTCTCATTAAGTTTCTCTTTTCTGTCTATAAGTGGGTATGAACAATAGTTTTTCTTCCATTATCTAGTTATTTAGATAGCTGCATGCCATGGAAAGCCACTTAAGTGCAAAAGTTGGTTCTAGTTTCCACAGAAACGCAACTGGaattcagtgaatttgtctGAAATATATgtatcataaaatttttcaaCAGTTTCACTGTGTTAAAATCCTTATATCTGTAGGGTAATTTGTTTTGGATTCCCTATCTTTATTAGCGTTCATATATGTTCAGGGACATTGAGACTGGTCAGCTGGAGGTCATGGTTAATTTCGTGACATCATCTTACAAGCCCGAGTTGCTGAAACCCTTAGTAGAGAAAATTACATCTTTCCCTGAAGTGGTTTGTTGGCCAACTCTTCTTTGCTAATTTAATGAGCATTTCGTTTTTCTTAGGTTGAGTAGGGGAACTTTCCAACATAGGTGAATTATGTTTAGAGTATCCAGTTTGCTAAAAACCATGGCCAACACACTGGATAAATGTCTCCTTTAAAGAATATCAGGTGGTCAGTCTTGATcagataaaaaatatatatccagTGATAATGGTTCTACATATTTCTGTCATcaagatttattttctttgaatcgtttggattttctttttcacttacGTAAGAAGTTCAAAGAGATCAAATTATTCACGTTTTTTAAAATACTTAAGTAGATGCTAAACTGAATTAGTGGCATAATAGTCTGTTGCAAGCAAGAGTCAACTATCTTCTGcatgctttctttttcattataaatATTAGGCTAGAACAGCACTCAGTGGCCCTTCCTCTGGTGCCAAGTTTTTGtgattgcaatttttaaaaacaaaatttatttaagataATTTATACGAGTTAGTTTATTATACTTGTAAATGGCAGGTAAGTGTTGTTAATAATGTGAATACTTGGTGGGTAATACATCTACTGGAGAGGAGGAATACACTTTGCATGGGAAATCTACCATCACAGAGACCTTGAGAGGGCTTACTTTTCAAATTTCCGCCAATTCCTTTTTCAGACAAATACTTGGCAGGTATCAACACATGATCAGATCAGTGTATTGCTAACTCCTCTTAGCTTCCATTATCTTGTAAAAATCCCTagtgttcttttcttcttctctttgaaaaTTTCTAAGACCTGGTGCACTTCAGGCTGAGGTTCTGTATAAACTTATTGAGGAGTGTGCGGGTCTTAGGGGAGATGGCTCAGAAATTGTGCTAGACCTATTCTGTGGAACAGGCACCATTGGTCTCACACTTGCCAGAAGGTACAGATATTTGTCCATTGTGATAATTATGTGAAAGAACTCGACCAATCTGAGACCGTCTTTTCAGGGTTAGACATGTTTATGGAGTACGAGGTTGTTGCTCAAGCCATCTCTGATGCTTGTCTGAATGCCAAGCTCAATGGTATCAGCAATGCAACATTTATCCAAGGAGATCTCAATAAAATCGATGCAAATTTTGGCAGCAACTTCCCTAAACCAGATATTGTCATTTCGGGTATCTCttcttaaattttataattgagtCTTTGTTGGTTGGCTTAAAGGTTGTTTCATAtctgcactttttttttttttttggtgtttatGTTCTCTGCAAACAAGTAGTATCTTTCAGGATAATTTTTGTAGGTATATAAACTTCACTAGCTAAGCAGAGCTTCTCTGTAAGTACAAATAATTTTTCCCACTGTTTTACTGGATGAATACTGCAGATCCAAATCGGCCAGGCATGCATATGAAGTTAATTAAGTTTCTGCTGAAGCTCAAGGCTCAGCGTATTATTTATGTATCTTGTAATCCAGCTACCTGTGCACGCGACCTTGAGTACCTTTGTCATGGGGTGGTATGTATCAAGTCCATCCCACtagttcctctttttctttgctgTCAATCAGCAATCCTGTGTGTCTTTGCAGAAGAGCAAAACATAGAAGGGTGTTACAAACTCAAAGTGTACAACCAGTAGACATGTTCCCACACACTCCCCACATCGAGTGTGTGTGCCTACTGGAGCTCTGTTGATGGTGTTTTCTCAACTGCAAAACTACAAAGATCTCTCGCAGCAAGTATGTTCTCCAGGAGACGACCCCGGTTTTTTCTGTACCATCTTTTCAGAAGTATATTTCCTTCTTCAGGGAAAAAAAGATACTTGCACATTTTCAATTCTTCTGTCACTTAAAAAACTGCTTGAGAACTAAGCTAGAGGACATTGGTGGGTGCGCTTTGCAGATGTGGATGTAGGATGCTGGCCCAGAGAATTCTTCACTTTAATCGGTACCGCTGATGTAATTGGTTTGGGAGGAGAGATGGTCAATGAAGAACCTGATGTCATCATATGACACCACAAATGGGGAGCCGCTGTTTTCCTTCTAAAGGCTTTAGAAAGGCATCCTTTTTCCGCCATCTTAAATTTGGCGCTGCCTATTATAGAGAGAGCGATGCAGAGAATCCTGCAAAGTACGTGTCAAGACTGGAATGCTATGATTTACAGATCAGCGAGCCACCTCCGTTGCATATGGATTCCATTTTTATCACCGGTGTGCTGGATTTTCTTCTACAGTATGCTTCTCTGACCAGGATAAGGAGATATACGGACGTAACAAGTTTTCAGAGATCTACATGGAAACAACAGCAACCACCTTAGGATTGCTTAAGTTAAAGAAGATTGTTACTAATTTGGCAATTTATTAATACCTTCGCTCTAGTATTCCCCTGGAATTAAGCATCCATTTTGAACCTTCTTGGGGAACATTATAAGCCCACTTTTGATCTGTCGATTCTCAAGAATCTTTTAATAAGAATGTTCTGTTCTATATCcttattcattttcttattgTGCTAAAGGTAATTTACTATCCGTGTACTAATTGATTAAAGGATGAAAATCTGATATCCATGTGGCCTTTAGAATAAGGTGATACACTTATGGAAATCACTTTCCCCATTTCATTTCATCTACTAGAAGGAAATCAAATGAACACGGAAAGGCCTGTCTTGAACATTAATTAATTGCTTTAACGTGCAGAACGAGAATTGATGGCTGCTATTCACATTCCAATTCCATTTATGCTTAGAGAAACATTCTCCACTGGAGTAACTACAATCTGATTCCATCTTTTCTAAGTAATATACGATGCTATATGATAGGAGAATTCGAGGCAAGGACATTCAATACATGTAAGGATTCTCATTTTCTCATCTCCGGGAAATCTGTTCTGCAATGGCAAATGCAAGCTCTGTCAGAACTTTTACAAGTTCGGTGATTAATATTCACTGTGACTATGCTGAGCAATGGGCTTGCTCTTTGTATCAGATAGAGGGACAGATCTTGTTAATCCTAAAGGGGCAGTAAAAACCATTGAGGTCATTCTTAGCACTGCTGCCTGTTGCTACttcatctttctctttttcacttttttttttgtcttggatGATCTACCGGAAATAAAGGAATAAGTTCATAAGATCAAGCTGCTGAGTCTTGAAGTGAGTGAAGTGATCGATTGTATTGATATCTTCAGGCAGCCCGCCTTTAATCATCCACTTCTCAAGAATCACACAATCCAGGTTCTTTTCCTCCTCATTTTGACACATTTCCTGCACTAGGATTAGCTGAGTTACTGTACTCCCTTGTCCCTTCTAATATTTGTTTGCAGTGAGCTGCTAACTTTTCGAAACCAGCCATGACAATATGCATATACCCTAACATTGAGGGCCACCATATAGCTTTTGTGAAAGAGCATAGTTCTAAATTATCTGTTGTCATGGAAACCTGGAATGTTTTACCCAGGACCTATGTTACTTGTCCTTCCTCAGAATTTTTAACTGAGTTTACTGAACAAAAGCTGAAGCTTGCACTTTTTTGGCTATAGATGAAACCAAGCTTACATCTGAAAGGAAATGGAACAGAACATTTAGGAGGTGCTCTTAGTCAGGTTTGGTGGAAATATGGAGAATGCCATGAAGGAACAATTCCCATCGGAAGACAGCAACAGTACGACAGTCATAGAATCGTACCATTTGCTCCCCAAGTGAAGAGATTCTCAGAGCCAGTATGAATTCAGTGCTCCTCCTGGGCATGAAGTACGTGCAATCCAGACGCAACTGAGGCTCCATCACATAGCTTTTGAGTTTGTTTTTAAAGTTACATGTTTAAACAGCCGTTAATGCACTTCCTAACGAGTCTGTTATCCATGAGATAGTGCGCTGTAGTTTCGGTGACCAATGGCAACTACTTTGAAGCACATGCATCAGTTGGTCTGTGGAATCCCGCAGTAGAAGATTCGGAGCAAAGGTGTCTCCCAAATTTGCCTCTCATCTCGCCATGGGGATTGTGCAAATACTATTAAGGCCGGATGGATGGTAAAATCATGTATTGATAAT of the Eucalyptus grandis isolate ANBG69807.140 chromosome 10, ASM1654582v1, whole genome shotgun sequence genome contains:
- the LOC104423046 gene encoding uncharacterized RNA methyltransferase BT_0643, coding for MPATATAAAAAAAIPGHSFKLIPTALFPRPLLRRLRFATTAAAAAASVPSFEDAPPSPPQQEARSASYFPRKNQTLELECESLAYKGKGVCKVSGTGFVVLCDRALPGERFVGRVTRRKGSYAEVTKLRTISPHRDVVDAPCEYASYCGGCKTQNLLYEAQVRAKEQQVRELIIHVGKFPDNDPEFPAMMKPIVPCDIQFHYRNKMEFSFGSQRWLPRELFEEDRDDTENHALGLHAPGFFDKVLNVNKCLLQSDPANKVLAAIQDCWRDPQLGLSPYDVHSHAGFLKHLMLRTGRDIETGQLEVMVNFVTSSYKPELLKPLVEKITSFPEVVSVVNNVNTSVGNTSTGEEEYTLHGKSTITETLRGLTFQISANSFFQTNTWQAEVLYKLIEECAGLRGDGSEIVLDLFCGTGTIGLTLARRVRHVYGYEVVAQAISDACLNAKLNGISNATFIQGDLNKIDANFGSNFPKPDIVISDPNRPGMHLKLIKFLLKLKAQRIIYVSCNPATCARDLEYLCHGVREQNIEGCYKLKSVQPVDMFPHTPHIECVCLLELC